Proteins found in one Primulina eburnea isolate SZY01 chromosome 16, ASM2296580v1, whole genome shotgun sequence genomic segment:
- the LOC140816583 gene encoding uncharacterized protein isoform X2 encodes MNLEFSAPDAGKLRVQDIGEGDVKIRLYEGRIVQGPLRRTPVIFKVYPGKQVGGIESDLMAANELSAHASLQGSSNAIVCQNILMLLGGFETKTGEQWLAFRNDGKYTAADYAKVTSEKLSKAREHGDQNSWNPYAKDEIFKRRRKYVAKLLQGAMRGLAYMHDRDRLHQSLGPVSVVVNTMVEKEATYLVPQLRDLAFSVDIRYSELAERSMLSEGLWRRATAAAAFTPLEKRAFGIADDIYEAGLLFAYLAFVPFCETGVMDSLSLRRLLENTFRLDIEAMREYCLADDRLVEAVKFLDLDDHAGWELLQAMLNQDFRQRPIAEAVLNHRLITGALVQGIV; translated from the exons ATGAACCTGGAATTTTCTGCCCCTGATGCGGGAAAATTGCGAGTTCAAGATATTGGGGAAGGGGATGTGAAGATCAG GCTTTATGAAGGAAGAATAGTTCAAGGTCCGCTTAGACGAACTCCTGTTATTTTTAAG GTATATCCTGGAAAACAAGTTGGTGGAATCGAGTCTGACTTGATGGCTGCCAATGAGCTGAGTGCCCATGCCTCCCTACAA GGCAGTTCTAATGCCATAGTCTGCCAGAATATCCTGATGCTTCTGGGAGGGTTTGAGACAAAAACTGGTGAACAG TGGCTTGCTTTCCGGAATGATGGAAAGTACACTGCTGCTGACTATGCAAAAGTCACGAGTGAGAAGTTGTCCAAGGCTCGCGAACATGGAGATCAAAATTCTTGGAACCCTTACGCGAAAGATGAAATATTCAAGCGTAGAAGGAAGTATGTTGCTAAACTTCTTCAGGGTGCTATGAGAGGCCTGGCTTACATGCACGACCGTGACAGATTGCACCAAAGTCTTGGACCTGTTTCTGTTGTTGTCAA TACAATGGTTGAGAAAGAAGCTACTTATCTAGTTCCACAGCTTCGAGATCTTGCCTTTTCAGTTGATATAAG GTATTCGGAGCTTGCTGAACGTTCGATGCTATCTGAAGGACTATGGAGAAGGgcaactgctgctgctgctttCACACCTTTGGAGAAGCGAGCCTTTGGAATAGCAGATGACAT ATACGAAGCAGGGCTTCTTTTTGCGTACTTAGCTTTTGTTCCATTTTGTGAAACAGGAGTCATGGACAGCCTTTCCTTGCGA AGGCTTTTAGAGAACACATTCCGACTTGATATTGAAGCTATGAGAGA ATATTGTCTAGCCGATGACCGCTTGGTTGAAGCTGTTAAATTTCTAGATCTCGATGACCACGCTGGTTGGGAGTTGCTTCAG GCCATGCTAAATCAAGACTTTCGACAGAGGCCGATTGCAGAGGCTGTGTTGAACCACAGATTGATCACTGGTGCTCTTGTTCAGGGGATTGTTTGA
- the LOC140816583 gene encoding uncharacterized protein isoform X1, whose translation MVVSASGVYSSVSFFRGGGLSPNSAPKNRRPMVSRCCNASLITNPDSFEVGRLIGSYGFLNVTSYSGGLQSPMNLEFSAPDAGKLRVQDIGEGDVKIRLYEGRIVQGPLRRTPVIFKVYPGKQVGGIESDLMAANELSAHASLQGSSNAIVCQNILMLLGGFETKTGEQWLAFRNDGKYTAADYAKVTSEKLSKAREHGDQNSWNPYAKDEIFKRRRKYVAKLLQGAMRGLAYMHDRDRLHQSLGPVSVVVNTMVEKEATYLVPQLRDLAFSVDIRYSELAERSMLSEGLWRRATAAAAFTPLEKRAFGIADDIYEAGLLFAYLAFVPFCETGVMDSLSLRRLLENTFRLDIEAMREYCLADDRLVEAVKFLDLDDHAGWELLQAMLNQDFRQRPIAEAVLNHRLITGALVQGIV comes from the exons ATGGTTGTATCAGCGTCCGGTGTTTATTCTAGTGTTTCCTTCTTTAGAGGAGGAGGACTGAGCCCCAATTCGGCCCCGAAGAACCGTCGCCCGATGGTTTCGAGATGCTGTAATGCCAGCCTGATCACGAATCCTGATTCTTTCGAGGTTGGAAGGTTGATTGGCAGCTATGGATTCCTTAATGTAACCAG TTACTCGGGTGGTTTGCAATCCCCGATGAACCTGGAATTTTCTGCCCCTGATGCGGGAAAATTGCGAGTTCAAGATATTGGGGAAGGGGATGTGAAGATCAG GCTTTATGAAGGAAGAATAGTTCAAGGTCCGCTTAGACGAACTCCTGTTATTTTTAAG GTATATCCTGGAAAACAAGTTGGTGGAATCGAGTCTGACTTGATGGCTGCCAATGAGCTGAGTGCCCATGCCTCCCTACAA GGCAGTTCTAATGCCATAGTCTGCCAGAATATCCTGATGCTTCTGGGAGGGTTTGAGACAAAAACTGGTGAACAG TGGCTTGCTTTCCGGAATGATGGAAAGTACACTGCTGCTGACTATGCAAAAGTCACGAGTGAGAAGTTGTCCAAGGCTCGCGAACATGGAGATCAAAATTCTTGGAACCCTTACGCGAAAGATGAAATATTCAAGCGTAGAAGGAAGTATGTTGCTAAACTTCTTCAGGGTGCTATGAGAGGCCTGGCTTACATGCACGACCGTGACAGATTGCACCAAAGTCTTGGACCTGTTTCTGTTGTTGTCAA TACAATGGTTGAGAAAGAAGCTACTTATCTAGTTCCACAGCTTCGAGATCTTGCCTTTTCAGTTGATATAAG GTATTCGGAGCTTGCTGAACGTTCGATGCTATCTGAAGGACTATGGAGAAGGgcaactgctgctgctgctttCACACCTTTGGAGAAGCGAGCCTTTGGAATAGCAGATGACAT ATACGAAGCAGGGCTTCTTTTTGCGTACTTAGCTTTTGTTCCATTTTGTGAAACAGGAGTCATGGACAGCCTTTCCTTGCGA AGGCTTTTAGAGAACACATTCCGACTTGATATTGAAGCTATGAGAGA ATATTGTCTAGCCGATGACCGCTTGGTTGAAGCTGTTAAATTTCTAGATCTCGATGACCACGCTGGTTGGGAGTTGCTTCAG GCCATGCTAAATCAAGACTTTCGACAGAGGCCGATTGCAGAGGCTGTGTTGAACCACAGATTGATCACTGGTGCTCTTGTTCAGGGGATTGTTTGA
- the LOC140816047 gene encoding uncharacterized protein, with protein sequence MFRYNFGIQVLVTFDVTDFYLYRTTGSGNILVLDSFATSESFVGKGKKADKTRRSWSEREEECLIQSLKEASAEGWKSGNGFRPGYLAFLENRMKVAFPDTNIRGNPHINSKVHVWKKLYGSLVTLLSKSGVGWNDTEKTIEASNEIWDALIKADHNARSMRHKRWTYYHDWCEIFGNDRATGEKAEHFVAAVQEVLTMTPEVANDTGMNLDALFSVREGGDESISVNVTPSSRPTSAAQSKSKKRKIVDAADDAIVEAINNFATITKDTMTDLIKQLATQKEAVHEKMRNDQDNVLKVMETIPELTEDEKVMVIEELVENPAKLSLFLRLGEGGRLSLARRLLRGG encoded by the exons atgtttcgttataactttggCATTCAAGTACTTGTCACATTTGATGTTACTGATTTTTATTT GTACAGGACTACAGGCAGTGGCAACATCCTAGTTCTGGATAGTTTTGCAACATCCGAGAGCTTTGTTGGCAAAGGCAAAAAAGCTGATAAGACAAGACGTAGTTGGAGTGAACGTGAAGAAGAGTGTCTAATACAATCACTGAAAGAGGCGTCGGCAGAAGGTTGGAAAAGCGGAAACGGATTTCGGCCTGGCTATTTAGCTTTCCTTGAGAATCGAATGAAAGTTGCATTTCCTGACACAAATATACGTGGGAACCCACATATTAACTCTAAAGTTCATGTGTGGAAGAAATTGTACGGATCTTTAGTGACACTACTGAGTAAAAGTGGAGTCGGATGGAACGACACAGAGAAGACCATTGAAGCTTCAAACGAAATATGGGATGCGCTGATAAAG GCAGACCACAACGCACGGTCAATGAGACACAAAAGGTGGACATATTACCATGATTGGTGCGAAATCTTCGGTAATGATCGGGCAACCGGGGAGAAAGCTGAACATTTTGTTGCTGCAGTTCAAGAGGTTCTTACCATGACACCTGAAGTGGCTAACGATACAGGTATGAATCTGGACGCATTGTTCTCTGTTCGTGAGGGAGGTGATGAGTCCATCTCTGTAAATGTCACACCGTCCTCTCGACCCACATCTGCTGCGCAATCAAAGAGTAAGAAACGAAAAATTGTAGATGCTGCTGACGATGCGATAGTGGAAGCCATAAATAATTTTGCAACCATCACCAAAGACACGATGACTGACCTCATCAAACAATTAGCAACACAAAAGGAAGCCGTCCATGAGAAGATGCGCAATGACCAAGACAATGTGTTAAAggttatggaaacaattcctgAGTTGACCGAAGACGAGAAAGTTATGGTTATTGAAGAATTGGTGGAGAACCCTGCAAAATTATCACTGTTCTTGCGCTTGGGTGAGGGCGGCAGATTGAGCTTAGCCAGACGGTTGCTACGAGGAGGTTGA